From one Lotus japonicus ecotype B-129 chromosome 3, LjGifu_v1.2 genomic stretch:
- the LOC130744073 gene encoding uncharacterized protein LOC130744073, with protein sequence MVFTFIVRHGGWFGTSPYCHYFGGGRSVFPDQDEDRWSYIDTVDMIKELGYKEFNLWWSYIDTTEDVPKEVFRPYKSDSDALEMATIAASKGEGVLFVENLSKEPLSMHVRNFEPIVPSVVNEKEKARKKKAQPTKMKTVRRSHRLQAVVRKSNNLGKPSLVVISDDEDLHGEVTLHSQFPIDENVPENGIAPDVTVSESLQVAENVPENLSAPMAPAVDEIVPEVQVVPENLVESDNNIPKVIDGDDDQSDVSNQGIRLEDSEEERDLQQEDELTNPAFAEAEDLLNKHITQMLNGRSADGMGMAFGDDPDFDGGYESEDLESVATDSEMEDVPRRRYPKFVEERLGPDFKFILGMDFASLDQFKEALTDVCVTNGREYKFLKNDSIRCRVACRSDDCPWLILCSKVGNKKSYRIKTLVDNHTCARVFDNKSANIKWVKKKLLNTVRTVNKISTNEIVDDSRVNLGTGITRYRAWKGKQLATEEVEGAVELQYTLLWRFSNELRARSAGNTCKMSFESPRTTLFPRFSRYYMCLDGCKRGFLAGCRPFIGLDGCHLKTKHGGILLAAVGRDANEQYFPLAFAVVESETKDSWRWFMELLMDDIDPTRSSRWVFISDQQKGLMEVFKEDMLQGVEHRLCVRHLYANMKTKFGGGVLLRDLMMAAAKATYEAAWKEKMQLIKEHNEVAFHWLMEKPTSSWCRHAFSWFSRCDVVMNNLSEAFNSAIILARDKPILTMMEWIRTYVMGRFPTMMEKLNKHPGQIMPRSLKRISHEVDHSKNWVTRAVGVLMFEVRHLITLERHVINLRDRTCCCNFWQLNGFPCRHAVAAISFHGHDPKAYVHECYQRAAYRATYENFVTPLPGPNQWIVTPHDPVCIMPPLYKRRAGRPKKLRRRDPCDDLNPK encoded by the exons ATGGTGTTTACCTTCATTGTTCGCCATGGTGGTTGGTTTGGAACCTCCCCTTACTGCCATTATTTTGGTGGTGGTCGAAGTGTTTTTCCTGATCAAGATGAAGATAGATGGTCATACATTGACACTGTTGACATGATCAAAGAGCTGGGATACAAGGAGTTTAATTTGTGGTGGTCATACATTGACACTACTGAGGATGTTCCTAAAGAAGTGTTCAGGCCTTACAAATCTGATTCTGATGCACTGGAAATGGCTACGATTGCTGCTTCAAAGGGTGAAGGTGTCTTGTTTGTTGAAAATCTGTCAAAAGAGCCACTCTCAATGCATGTTAGAAATTTTGAACCAATTGTACCTTCTGTGGTGAATGAAAAAGAGAAAGCTAGAAAGAAGAAGGCTCAACCAACAAAGATGAAAACTGTTAGAAGGTCCCACCGGTTACAAGCTGTGGTGAGGAAATCAAATAACTTGGGCAAGCCAAGCCTAGTTGTTatttctgatgatgaggacttGCATGGTGAAGTCACTCTTCATTCTCAGTTTCCAATTGATGAAAATGTTCCTGAAAATGGGATTGCTCCTGATGTTACAGTGTCTGAATCTTTGCAGGTTGCTGAAAATGTGCCTGAAAATTTGAGTGCTCCAATGGCTCCAGCTGTTGATGAAATTGTGCCTGAAGTCCAG GTTGTTCCTGAAAACTTGGTTGAATCCGACAATAATATTCCAAAAGTtattgatggagatgatgatcAGAGTGATGTGTCTAATCAAGGCATTAGACTTGAGGatagtgaagaagaaagagacctTCAACAAGAAGATGAATTAACGAACCCAGCTTTTGCAGAGGCAGAGGATTTGTTGAATAAGCATATCACACAAATGCTTAATGGTAGGTCTGCTGATGGTATGGGGATGGCTTTTGGGGATGACCCTGACTTTGATGGAGGGTATGAGAGTGAAGATTTGGAAAGTGTGGCAACTGATTCTGAGATGGAAGATGTTCCTAGGAGAAGATACCCAAAGTTTGTGGAGGAGCGTTTGGGCCCAGATTTCAAATTCATTCTTGGAATGGACTTTGCATCCCTTGATCAGTTCAAGGAAGCTCTAACTGATGTTTGTGTAACGAATGGCAGAGAATACAAATTCCTGAAAAATGATAGCATTAGGTGCAGGGTGGCGTGTAGAAGTGATGATTGTCCATGGCTCATTCTGTGTAGCAAGGTTGGTAACAAGAAATCTTACAGAATCaaaactctagttgataaccaCACATGTGCTAGAGTGTTTGATAATAAGTCTGCAAATATAAAGTGGGTGAAGAAGAAGCTGTTGAATACAGTCAGGACAGTCAACAAAATCAGCACCAATGAAATTGTAGATGACTCCAGAGTTAACCTTGGGACTGGTATAACCAGATACAGAGCATGGAAAGGCAAACAGTTGGCAactgaagaggttgaaggtgcTGTTGAATTACAGTATACCCTCTTGTGGAGATTTAGTAATGAATTGAGAGCAAGGTCAGCAGGAAACACATGCAAGATGAGCTTTGAATCACCCAGAACCACATTGTTTCCTAGATTCAGCAGATATTATATGTGCTTGGATGGCTGTAAAAGAGGGTTTCTAGCTGGATGCAGGCCATTCATAGGCTTGGATGGATGCCATCTCAAGACTAAACATGGAGGGATACTGTTGGCAGCAGTTGGTAGAGATGCAAACGAGCAGTATTTCCCTCTAGCCTTTGCTGTTGTTGAATCTGAAACCAAAGATAGTTGGAGATGGTTTATGGAGCTTTTGATGGATGACATAGACCCCACAAGATCAAGCAGATGGGTATTTATCTCCGATCAACAAAAG GGATTGATGGAGGTCTTCAAAGAAGATATGCTGCAAGGTGTTGAACATAGACTATGTGTAAGGCATCTTTATGCAAACATGAAAACTAAATTTGGAGGTGGTGTGCTTCTAAGGGACCTAATGATGGCTGCTGCCAAGGCTACATATGAAGCAGCTTGGAAAgaaaaaatgcaattaataaAGGAGCATAACGAAGTTGCTTTCCACTGGTTGATGGAGAAGCCAACTTCAAGCTGGTGCAGACATGCTTTTAGTTGGTTCTCTAGATGTGATGTGGTTATGAACAACCTATCAGAAGCCTTCAATTCTGCAATTATATTGGCCAGAGACAAACCTATCCTAACCATGATGGAGTGGATTAGGACCTATGTCATGGGAAGGTTCCCAACAATGATGGAGAAGCTGAACAAGCATCCTGGACAAATCATGCCTAGGTCATTGAAGAGGATATCACATGAGGTTGACCACAGTAAGAACTGGGTCACTAGGGCTGTTGGTGTTCTAATGTTTGAGGTTCGCCATCTAATCACTTTGGAGAGACATGTTATCAACTTGAGGGATAGGACTTGTTGCTGTAATTTCTGGCAGTTGAATGGCTTTCCATGCAGACATGCAGTGGCTGCAATTTCTTTTCATGGCCATGATCCAAAGGCCTATGTACATGAGTGCTACCAGAGGGCTGCTTATAGAGCAACATATGAGAATTTTGTCACACCATTACCTGGACCTAACCAGTGGATTGTTACTCCACATGATCCTGTATGCATTATGCCACCATTGTATAAGAGAAGAGCTGGTAGGCCCAAGAAATTGAGGAGAAGAGACCCATGTGATGATCTTAATCCAA AATGA
- the LOC130744074 gene encoding uncharacterized protein LOC130744074 has protein sequence MNSSSASSSRTRSKTITAGGSARCQCGLPLIIYTAGTRHNSDRRFLRCRNWQLPHNCGFFFWIDDPYEGRDAVQGRDAVEGHAMSYNSEIGNSNSVNVNVVSDLNKKIKKLKMKLEVERFQKKLSCFFTLVAVTVSIWCFCMRKG, from the exons ATGAATTCTTCATCTGCTTCTTCATCTCGCACAAGGTCGAAGACAATCACTGCAGGTGGAAGTGCTAGATGTCAATGTGGTCTTCCTCTGATCATTTACACTGCTGGTACTCGACATAACTCGGATAGGAGATTTCTCAGATGCAGAAATTGGCAA CTTCCACATAATTGTGGTTTCTTTTTTTGGATTGATGATCCATATGAGGGAAGAGATGCAGTTCAGGGAAGAGATGCAGTTGAAGGTCATGCAATGAGTTATAATTCTGAGATTGGGAATTCAAACTCTGTTAATGTTAATGTTGTTTCTGATTTGAACAAAAAGATTAAGAAGCTCAAGATGAAGCTTGAAGTTGAAAGATTCCAGAAGAAGCTCTCATGTTTCTTTACTCTGGTTGCTGTGACAGTATCAATATGGTGTTTCTGTATGAGAAAGGGTTGA